The Coccidioides posadasii str. Silveira chromosome 2, complete sequence genomic interval CGAGCGGACCAAGGTTCATGAGCGACAGAGACCTGTAGAGGTAAGGCAGCAGGAGGCAATGAAAGCGGCGGCAGCAAAGAACAAGGCTTAAAAGACTCTTATGTTGGCGGGTTTGGAGGGCGACGAGGATGAGGCTATCGTCTGGGAGAAATGATAGCATTTGTCGGCTGAACTGATGGTCAGTTACTGCAGTCAGGAAAGTTGCTGATGTCGTTCCCGATGGGAGGGCGATATCTACAAATCCTCCGATGCCGTTGTGGCAGACAGCTTTGAACACAGATGAGCCAAGTTCATCCCGCGGCTATTTTCGTTGCCCCATCGAGTGTCCTCTCATGAAGGATGCGGTGATCAGGCACCCGCCACATGCAGTGTTTTGGCACTCCGAGTTGGACAGGCtagagaaaaaaaaaaaaaaaaaaaaaaaaaaaaaataataacaGAAAAGACATCATCCGGAGAAAGGATGTCTGGACTTAAAAAATatttaaaaaagaaaaaagaactgCGGCTTGCCCGGATCGAACGGGCGACCTTTAGATTGCAGACAGAAGCAGAATCTTCAGTCTAACGCTCTCCCAACTGAGCTAAAGCCGCTGTTGCTTGACATGACCACTTCAACTTTGCCTCCATCAAGAAGACATAATACTTCAAGGGGATGTGGAATTCCCATTCTTTGCAGCAATCGCGTGACGGAACTAATGATAAGTAACTAGCCAAGCGCATACAGTTTATAAAGCTACAGTGGTATAGGTGATGGCAGGAGTTCCCAAAACAGGAGTCTAACTCCGTGCCAGGCTACAGTATCAGCAGAggagggaggagaggagaaaTAAGCTCATCTGGGCCTCATCAATTGCCATTGCGGCCAAGAGGCCCGTGGGGGCACGCCGGCCTGGATGTCTTAGACTTGCAGGGCATGTTAGACGCCTTGTTCATGTTACTACCTCCTCTCCCTCCCCCCTTCCCCTACTTCGCGTCCCGGTCTTCCACGAAGTCATCGCTCGCCTCAAACTTGTCTCCCGCCTCCAGTCCGTCTTCACTGCTTGGCGCCGCATGGGCAGCAGTCACATCCCTGCCTTACATCGCGGGATTATCTTCTCTATCCACCGCGCTACTAATACTTCCTGGACGTGGCACCGGCTCCCACGTCCTTTCAGGAGAACTTGGCGGCTCCGTGGTGCCGGGGCTTTGCCCAGGATGATGAGGGAGGCTTTGACTGCGTGTTCGAGAGTGAGTGGATAGGAGCGCATCCGCTGGAAGAGCCCCTGTGGCGATACCCTTGGCCTGACCGTCTTGGTTGTTCCACACGCCACAGCTGCCACATCTCCACGCACCCAGTTCTTCCAGCGTCCGAACACCGGGGGCCGCTTGTCCATTAACGAGGCGGCATTGCTGGCATATGAGAACCAGGCGGTTCTTCGGAAGAGTTTCATCCTCGCCCAGCAAAACATCCAGTACCCGATCATACCATCGCGGCGGGCGGGATTCCGTATAGACGGACGCGGAGAATGCGCTAGGGTGGAATTCCGGCTCATCCGCCTGGGCTGGGACTTGGGCTCGGGGGCGCGGTGAAAATCCAGCGGAGGTATGAGGTCGGTCATGTTGTGCCTGTGGAGGGGGAGAGATGGAGCCCGATTCAATTTGCCGGATGTTTGCTGTGGGTGGTGGAGCAAGCCCTGTTCTCCTCtcaggaagaggaagaggagttCTATCCTTCGGGGTTCGACGTTTGTGCGAACCTCGTCCTTCGTCACTGCTAGCATCGTTGCCGGAGCGCTTTAGTTTGGGCGAGTCTCCACCATATTTTTCCAGGAGTAACTGCGTCGAATTGTACTTTGTCGCCTCCTTGAGCTTTTCAATAGTTTGGTCACGCTGCTTTTGGAGGTCGTCGAGGACATTCTGTGTCTTGGAGATGCGATAGTTATAGAAGTTTTCTGCGGCGAGTCGGACGACGTAAATACTGAACAGGTCAGCGGAAGGCCGTTGGCAGAAGAAGATCCTCAACAAactggggaaaaaaaaaaaagaaaaagaaacgtACACAACTGGCCCACCGCATATGGCTGTATATTCGATAGGTCCCCATCGTCCCTGTCCCAGCACGAGGACGAGAATCAGCGAGTAGAGGATGTAGACAAAGCTGGTGTATAGTGTCCAAAGAGCTCTGAAACGGCGGGAGCGGTGCCGCAATTTGTCCAGGTGGATGTTTGTGTCTGCCAATCGCTTTGACAGATGGGATAGAGCTTTCTCGAAGGATGCCGGGGAGTTATCAGAGCCCTATTACGGTCAAGATTTCGCGTCGTCGTTCGAGATCCCCTGGGCGCCGGAATTGGGGGGGTTACTCACCCTCCATGGCCAGAAGGACACCATGACTAGTTCAGTTTCCacacaacaacattgtttCAGCTGGGAAATTCAGTGAGCATGAAAATGGCCTTTTTTGCGAGTGTTCCACTAAGCTTGCGTGTATGGAAGTAAGTCAAGTATGCGCTCTCTCTCGACCGGAGAGTGTTATTTTGTGGCCAAAAGAGCCAGCAAGTCGGAAGCTGCCGATGATGGATTTGCCCAGCCACCCCACAAGAGCAGCTCTCTCCCTTACGTAATGTCACGTGGAGACTACAGTTACTAAATTAGTGTTCTAAATCAGCCACAGAATGGAGTCGACACCAGCCACCAACTAACCAGATATAGTTAGACCTGACAAAGATCTCAGGTCACTGCGCTGTGCACATTACCTAATCCACTATATTTCCCCCGGATCCAGATTTAGTGGACAGTATGCGCGCTGCGGACGGGCTCTTCAAACCCAAACGATGTCATCGAAACAGTAAAGCTATCGCGAGAGAAGCACAGAGCACACAGAGACCACCAGTTTGGACCGGAATACACCGACTGCCAGACTGCAATTGAGAAACCACACTCTTTCTAGTTTCGATTCTCTCCATTTCTTTTGTTCCGTTGCTTGTCTGATACTCATATTTGGAGCGCTCGCAGAAGCGAGCAGCAGCAATGCTCTCCGTAAGTACCTCTATCCAGCCTTCTCCCGTGTCGATGTTCCAACCCCCACCTAACTTCACTCTCCATAGCGTATCCGAGGTGCCATTGATGCCCGGATTGCAGAAGAACAAGCCCGCCAGAGAGGTGCCCAGGAAACCCTCTCCCGCTCAAACTCCGCTCGTCGCGCGAATCCCTCTCCTGCCAGACGTCCGAGCACAAGGGTCAAACGCGGCAACAGCTTCCTTGCCAAAAATCCAGATCCGTCGGAATTCGATGCGGAATTTGTCGTCGGTGACGATGATTCATCGACAAGGACCAGCACCCCTCGCCCGGAGTCTGCGAACAACATGGCCGATGGCGGCGGCGAGCTAGACGAGAAAGCCACTCTTAACGAGTCGGCGCCCGCCGCACCTACCTCTCTACTAGGGAAATCCTCGGGTCAGACACCAGCGGATTTACCAACCGATGTCAGAGTGAAGCTACGGAGGCTGGACAAGTTGGAATCCAAATACCAAGGTGAATACTTAACACTCTCACGACCCTGTCTACGCAATCACTCATTGAATCCCTTTCGCCAAAGAGCTCTTAAAGGCCTATCGAATTGCTCACGCGCGCGTCCTGTCGATCGAACCATTCGAGGCTGCCCTGCGAGAGAATACACCACTTACCTCAATAAGCGAGCCCCGTGCGTTAGCCGAATATCTCAATCAGCTCACTCTAAAAGGAGACATGGTGGTGGACGAATTAAAGAGAGTAACCGCGGAAAGAGACGACTTTAAAAAGAAACTTGAATCTGCCGAGAAATCCACACGTGAAGCATGGGATGAGGTCGCTAATTTGAAACGTTCTCAGCCCGGTGATGAAAAGAAGACGGCTCCAGAGGGAGAAGATGTGAATGGAAACGACCTTCCCAGTATCCAGACCACTTCGTCCGCTGGAGATGACTCCCTGGATAATTCCCAAAAATCCCCTACAACATCGATAACCTCTCGTGCCGCTTCCATTCGTGGGCTGTTTTCTCCAAGAGCCAAGCCCGTAATGTCTCCGCCTCCTCCACCGGAAGAAAACGAAGAGTTCTTCTCCTTCGATAACGAAATCCCGAGATTGGAATCAGAAGTACACGAAAAGGAACAGGAGATCGAGTCTCTTAAGGCTCAGGTTAAGACCTTGACTGGGGATCTGTCTGTGGCTCGGGAGTCTACCGAAGGCATGGCTCATAGTTTGGAAGCTGCAACACGCGATGTCTCGGAGCTACGTGATAAGAACGATCGCCTCGAGTCCCGGTTTAAAGATGAGCGCCATGACTTGCGAGAGCAAATTATATCTCTAGAATCAAAGTTGAGAGCGACTGAATCTGAATTGCGGAGATCGTCCACCTCCATGGACGATGTCAACTCCCAGCTAAAGAAAACAAGAGAGGAGCTCCGGCAGATCAAGGATACGGCTGAGTCTCAGTCGGCAGAAGGGGATGGTCAGAAATCTGCCGACAAGAAACGGCTTGAGGTTTTGCAGGGTGTTGTGACGAATTTGAAGTCGCAATTAAAAGATGCCGAATCCACCATCAAATCTCTCCAGACCGATCTCTCTGCAAGCAAGGCCGACGCAACGCGAGCACAGACAATTGTTGATTTCATAGACAGCGGCTTAAAGGAAAATGAGAAGTGGAAAGATGCAAAAGAACTCATTTCGGGCGGTCAGTCAGTTAATTTTGAAGATATTCGGCAAGATTTGATTGCGCCGGCCTCCCAGCTTGCTCCCGTCAGCACCTCAACGCCCTCCGCTCCCGGTggcaagaaaaagaataaaaagaagaagaaaggtgGAAGATCAGAACCTGAGAGTGGCACAAAAGAAGCTGCTACTAAACAGGTTCATGAACCAAACCCCCCGAATATTTCATCCGCAGATGCGATTCGGGAGCTGGAGGATAAAGTGACCAAGCTCGGTTCCGACCTGGCGGAGAAGGATGCGGCGATAGATCGACTTCATGGCAAGCTAAAAGGAGAAGACAACCTTCGTGAAGAAATTGAATCTCTTCGAGATGACCTCATGAACATCGGCCAGGATCACGTAGAAGCAAAGGATAAAGTCAAGGAGTTGCTGGCACAAAAAGCTGCGCTTGAGAAGACAATTCAAGATCTCGAGAGCGAAATAGTGGCCTTAAAAACTAGCTCTGCTTCAGCTTCATCTGATGCCGAGAAAGTCCACAAAGATCTAATGACCGAGTTCGAGGATTTGAAGGTCAAAGCCGTAACTTTAGAAACCGACCTCTCGGCTGCGCAGCAATTAGCCGCATCTCGGTTTAAAGACCTGACCGACTTGCGTCAGACATTGCAGAAGATCCAACCCGAGTTACGAACCCTCCGCCAAGAATCCGCGGATCTAAAGACTACAAAGGAGGAGTTGAAGAATAAGACGGCAGAGCTTGGGCGGGTTGagagaaagcaagaagaTCTACGCGTCGAGATCAAGGATCTCAAGTCGGCCATTGGCGATAAGGATGCCGAAGTCAGGACGCTCAATCAGAAGATCGCCCAGGAGACCAATAGCCGGCTGAAGGCTGAGCAAGCGTTGGAGGTTGCGCAGTCGGACCTTCGATACTCAGAAAGCCAAAAACAGGAAGCAGTTGAGAAGAACGAACAGACGTCAAAGGACCTTAACAAGACACAAGAACAACTCCAATCCGCCAAATCCAAAGTGCGAGAATTAGAAGAGCAAGTGTCCAAGCTCAACCGAGAGATCGAGAGTTTACACGATGAGATACAGCTCAAAACGGCGCAACACGCAAGCGCCCAGAGCCTGATGAACAGTATGCGCGATCAAACTTCGGAGATGGCAATGCAAATTAAAGAGGTACGTGAGAGATGTGAGAGTTTAGAGGAAGAGCTTTCAGACGCCCAGCGTCTTTTATCGGAGCGGACAAGGGAAGGCGAAACCATGCGACGACTGCTCTCGGAGGTCGAACTGCGAACAGAACACAAGGTCAGGGACTTTAAGGAGCGATTGGAGACCGCCATCGAAGAACGAGACCGGGCCGAGGATGAAGCGAACATTGTTGGCCGCAGACGCGCAAGGGAAATGGAGGAGCTCAAATCAAAAGCACGAGAAGCAGAACGGGCTTTACGAAGAGCGGAGGAGGACAAGGAGGAACTTGAACATGCCCAGAAAGAGTGGAAACGACGACGAGAAGAGTTTGAAGCGGAGATGGAGCGATCAAGACAGGAACTCACGGATGTGAAGGAGGCTATGGCCCAATTACGTGACGCACTGGATGAGAGTGAGAAACAGGCGAGGGAACTGGAGAAGGAGAGATCCGAACTGCGCCGGTCGGTCGAAGAAACCAACCAGCGACTCGAGAAGCTAAGGAAGACAAACAAATCCCTATCCGAGGACCTGAAAGCGATCCAAGCCGGAAAGGGACGCGTTGAATCCGGCAATCGTTCGCCTCGATCGTCCATTGATTCAGGCAGACGCCGCGGAGTGATGTCTCCGCCGCCACGGGCACGAAACGAATCTCTCGCCCGCAGCGAGGCGACGACCGGGCCAGGAGCCGGAAATATCGATCACGTCTACCTCAAGAATGTACTGCTGCAGTTCCTGGAGCAAAAGGATAAAAGCTATCAAAAACAGCTGATTCCCGTGCTGGGGATGCTGCTGCATTTTGATGCGTAAGTGACACTTTGAGCAACTGGACCTTTCTGGCACTTGGATGAAGCTAATTTCTCGTATGCAGCAACGATGAGCAGAGATGGATGTCTGCTATATCCTCGAAATGATTTGACCAGAGATTTCTCCTTTGCTTTTCAGTTTCGTTTCGTTTcgtttctttctttcctatTAAGCCATCCTGTACATTATTTCTCATCCCACGTCTGTGCCGGATTGGCATCGATGGTAGAATACTATTCATGACAACAAATTTATGACCCGTGGAAGGTTGATCCACTGGAAGATAGTGTTCTCCAGTTGTATTTTCCCGATTGTCCCTGCCATGTTAAAGGGCGCGACCGGTTTTCCGGAtctgtttcctttttttttttttctatttttttcccctcaAATCAGCTTCATCATCGTGgaaataaatataaaaagGAGCTCTGCCCCGATTGCTGAGTCTGGTAGCGTTTCCGCCCTGGATCCGAGGTTTTTGTATTCTGACTaccatacggagtacggagtacttctTTCCGGGGTGGAACTGAAGGTTCAACTATAAAAGGCTGTGGCTTTCTAACACTTCTCTCTCCGTGTGCTTACTTCCCTGGATATCCTTTCTCCATGGCCAACCAGCAGCCCACCATCCGGTTTGCAACCGAAGACGGTAGGGATAAATTTTGGACGCGATTTGGCGTTGAATTAG includes:
- a CDS encoding uncharacterized protein (BUSCO:474125at4751~EggNog:ENOG410PK1Q~COG:S~TransMembrane:2 (i47-69o75-95i)~BUSCO:9152at33183), with protein sequence MVSFWPWRGSDNSPASFEKALSHLSKRLADTNIHLDKLRHRSRRFRALWTLYTSFVYILYSLILVLVLGQGRWGPIEYTAICGGPVVIYVVRLAAENFYNYRISKTQNVLDDLQKQRDQTIEKLKEATKYNSTQLLLEKYGGDSPKLKRSGNDASSDEGRGSHKRRTPKDRTPLPLPERRTGLAPPPTANIRQIESGSISPPPQAQHDRPHTSAGFSPRPRAQVPAQADEPEFHPSAFSASVYTESRPPRWYDRVLDVLLGEDETLPKNRLVLICQQCRLVNGQAAPGVRTLEELGAWRCGSCGVWNNQDGQAKGIATGALPADALLSTHSRTRSQSLPHHPGQSPGTTEPPSSPERTWEPVPRPGSISSAVDREDNPAM
- a CDS encoding uncharacterized protein (EggNog:ENOG410PKVU~COG:U~BUSCO:1603at33183), producing the protein MLSRIRGAIDARIAEEQARQRGAQETLSRSNSARRANPSPARRPSTRVKRGNSFLAKNPDPSEFDAEFVVGDDDSSTRTSTPRPESANNMADGGGELDEKATLNESAPAAPTSLLGKSSGQTPADLPTDVRVKLRRLDKLESKYQELLKAYRIAHARVLSIEPFEAALRENTPLTSISEPRALAEYLNQLTLKGDMVVDELKRVTAERDDFKKKLESAEKSTREAWDEVANLKRSQPGDEKKTAPEGEDVNGNDLPSIQTTSSAGDDSLDNSQKSPTTSITSRAASIRGLFSPRAKPVMSPPPPPEENEEFFSFDNEIPRLESEVHEKEQEIESLKAQVKTLTGDLSVARESTEGMAHSLEAATRDVSELRDKNDRLESRFKDERHDLREQIISLESKLRATESELRRSSTSMDDVNSQLKKTREELRQIKDTAESQSAEGDGQKSADKKRLEVLQGVVTNLKSQLKDAESTIKSLQTDLSASKADATRAQTIVDFIDSGLKENEKWKDAKELISGGQSVNFEDIRQDLIAPASQLAPVSTSTPSAPGGKKKNKKKKKGGRSEPESGTKEAATKQVHEPNPPNISSADAIRELEDKVTKLGSDLAEKDAAIDRLHGKLKGEDNLREEIESLRDDLMNIGQDHVEAKDKVKELLAQKAALEKTIQDLESEIVALKTSSASASSDAEKVHKDLMTEFEDLKVKAVTLETDLSAAQQLAASRFKDLTDLRQTLQKIQPELRTLRQESADLKTTKEELKNKTAELGRVERKQEDLRVEIKDLKSAIGDKDAEVRTLNQKIAQETNSRLKAEQALEVAQSDLRYSESQKQEAVEKNEQTSKDLNKTQEQLQSAKSKVRELEEQVSKLNREIESLHDEIQLKTAQHASAQSLMNSMRDQTSEMAMQIKEVRERCESLEEELSDAQRLLSERTREGETMRRLLSEVELRTEHKVRDFKERLETAIEERDRAEDEANIVGRRRAREMEELKSKAREAERALRRAEEDKEELEHAQKEWKRRREEFEAEMERSRQELTDVKEAMAQLRDALDESEKQARELEKERSELRRSVEETNQRLEKLRKTNKSLSEDLKAIQAGKGRVESGNRSPRSSIDSGRRRGVMSPPPRARNESLARSEATTGPGAGNIDHVYLKNVLLQFLEQKDKSYQKQLIPVLGMLLHFDANDEQRWMSAISSK